In the Malaclemys terrapin pileata isolate rMalTer1 chromosome 12, rMalTer1.hap1, whole genome shotgun sequence genome, one interval contains:
- the MTG2 gene encoding mitochondrial ribosome-associated GTPase 2: MLVSKILSSRTWVLLDGLRQWRSAYSLHIQICLLQQQVKSWQRILSTSCAKCAKNERLKQKRAISEKKLTRYFVDHRRVCVIGGHGGQGITSFHSEPRKEFGGPDGGNGGDGGHVILKADQQIKSLASVLPLYRGFDGERGRSKNCYGANGGYTYIKVPVGTLVKEDGEIVSDLTQHGEEYVAAYGGTGGKGNQFFLSNENRAPMTATLGESGQKRVLYLELKTMAHAGLVGFPNAGKSSLLRAISNAKPAVAPYPFTTLNPHVGIVHYQDYEQVAVADVPGIIRGAHLNRGLGLAFLKHIEHCRFLLFVVDLSVSEPWIQLQDLKYELEQYEEGLSKRPHAVIGNKMDLPQSKANLLLLKERVEQRVIPLSALTGDNLEELLLHLRDLYDAYVTTEQSRRQNPVKW; the protein is encoded by the exons ATGCTGGTATCTAAAATCTTGTCATCAAGAACATGGGTTTTGTTGGACGGCTTACGGCAATGGAGATCTGCATATTCACTACATATACAGATTTGCTTATTGCAGCAGCAGGTTAAGAGCTGGCAGAGGATTCTTTCCACAAGCTGTGCAAAGTGTGCAAAAAATGAACGGCTGAAACAAAAAAGAGCAATATCAGAAAAGAAGCTG ACACGATATTTTGTAGATCATCGAAGAGTGTGTGTGATTGGAGGCCACGGAGGACAGGGTATTACGTCTTTTCATAGTGAGCCTAGAAAAGAGTTTGGAGGTCCTGATGGTGGAAACGGAGGAGATGGGGGCCATGTTATTTTGAAAG CTGACCAGCAAATCAAGTCACTGGCTTCAGTCCTCCCATTGTATCGAGGTTTTGAtggagaaagagggagaagcaaAAACTGCTACGGAGCCAATGGTGGATACACATATATTAAA GTTCCTGTAGGCACTCTAGTTAAGGAGGATGGGGAAATTGTGTCTGATCTTACTCAGCATGGCGAAGAATATGTTGCCGCTTATGGAGGAACTGGAGGGAAGGGTAACCAGTTCTTTCTGTCCAATGAGAATCGAGCACCAATGACAGCTACTCTAGGAGAATCAGGTCAGAAAAGAGTCCTCTATCTGGAGCTCAAGACTATGGCACATGCAGGACTG GTGGGATTCCCCAATGCTGGGAAGTCATCACTTTTGCGAGCAATCTCCAATGCAAAGCCTGCAGTGGCTCCCTACCCGTTCACAACCTTAAATCCACATGTAGGCATTGTTCACTACCAAGACTATGAACAAGTGGCAG TTGCTGATGTTCCCGGTATAATAAGAGGAGCTCATCTAAACAGGGGCCTTGGATTGGCCTTTCTGAAGCACATAGAACACTGCCGCTTTCTCTTATTTGTGGTGGATCTGTCTGTGTCTGAGCCATGGATTCAGCTCCAAGACTTAAAATATGAACTAGAGCAGTATGAAGAAGGGTTGTCGAAGAGACCTCATGCTGTCATTGGGAATAAGATGGATCTTCCTCAGTCCAAGGCTAACTTATTACTACTTAAGGAGCGAGTGGAGCAGAGAGTCATCCCACTATCTGCATTGACAGGAGATAATCTGGAGGAATTATTGTTGCACCTAAGAGATTTGTATGATGCTTATGTAACTACTGAACAATCACGTAGACAAAACCCAGTCAAATGGTAG